The following coding sequences lie in one Corticium candelabrum chromosome 10, ooCorCand1.1, whole genome shotgun sequence genomic window:
- the LOC134185982 gene encoding uncharacterized protein LOC134185982 isoform X1, whose protein sequence is MITGSSVHNQRVERFWRDLFEGCTFLFYFLFRNMEIMSLLDPTNETHHQYCRKQKSMQLWIEGMLRGASLDELEDLQEVEDLDQYGIDGNGPVPLDGLQDQTVVVPETISQLSQADLNALQLHVNPLEFSDCHGTDLYVRAHEFVQDVFL, encoded by the exons ATGATAACTGGTTCAAGTGTCCACAATCAGAGAGTAGAAAGATTTTGGAGAGACTTGTTTGAAGGCTGTACTTTTCTATTCTACTTTCTATTTCGCAATATGGAGATAATGAGTCTACTAGATCCTACAAATGAG ACACACCATCAGTACTGCAGGAAACAGAAGTCCATGCAGTTGTGGATAGAAGGAATGTTAAGAGGTGCTTCTTTGGATGAGTTGGAAGACTTGCAAGAg GTTGAAGACTTGGATCAATATGGCATAGATGGCAATGGTCCTGTGCCTCTTGATGGGCTCCAAGACCAAACAGTGGTTGTTCCTGAAACCATTTCACAGCTGAGTCAGGCTGATCTCAATGCTCTGCAATTGCACGTGAACCCGCTAGAATTTTCGGATTGTCATGGCACTGATTTGTATGTTCGTGCTCATGAATTTGTTCAGGATGTATTTTTGTAA
- the LOC134185982 gene encoding uncharacterized protein LOC134185982 isoform X2 codes for MITGSSVHNQRVERFWRDLFEGCTFLFYFLFRNMEIMSLLDPTNETHHQYCRKQKSMQLWIEGMLRGASLDELEDLQEVEDLDQYGIDGNGPVPLDGLQDQTVVVPETISQLSQADLNALQLHVNPLEFSDCHGTDF; via the exons ATGATAACTGGTTCAAGTGTCCACAATCAGAGAGTAGAAAGATTTTGGAGAGACTTGTTTGAAGGCTGTACTTTTCTATTCTACTTTCTATTTCGCAATATGGAGATAATGAGTCTACTAGATCCTACAAATGAG ACACACCATCAGTACTGCAGGAAACAGAAGTCCATGCAGTTGTGGATAGAAGGAATGTTAAGAGGTGCTTCTTTGGATGAGTTGGAAGACTTGCAAGAg GTTGAAGACTTGGATCAATATGGCATAGATGGCAATGGTCCTGTGCCTCTTGATGGGCTCCAAGACCAAACAGTGGTTGTTCCTGAAACCATTTCACAGCTGAGTCAGGCTGATCTCAATGCTCTGCAATTGCACGTGAACCCGCTAGAATTTTCGGATTGTCATGGCACTGATTT ctga